In Toxoplasma gondii ME49 chromosome VIII, whole genome shotgun sequence, a single genomic region encodes these proteins:
- the SRS32 gene encoding SAG-related sequence SRS32 (encoded by transcript TGME49_271980~Gene product name based on ToxoDB Community Expert Annotation.) gives MNRLRHLRRYARFMAAHALAAFIVRFVMRYACSYGVSTCHRGGTTIFVPTSTATRAAEFRCGFGVPRLKPPVELKSVFSSRECNTTVSLRSQLPGASLVAAGDDNGPFYIFKINEWPAEDAPKAVYYQCAPLSADGPPCTVKIGINRPPRQSSEISDEPVAELRQTYTAIPTCSENGTSVSVHVSSRTRKGYFRCGTELPLLDPPVSEELVYTTRSCRAAVPLAVQVPTMACAYNQPQNLYILALKQLPAENKTVYYKCVDSGSSAACKVVVHIPPSMRPQSPRGHLPSHIGVCDESGTTTTVDLSRKTKRAQFGCGGGMFLLDPPLMSGNIYMTRSCSKPVPLRSQVSGSLLMSPSGGNFYALALKSLPLDRPRTLYYRCMSPGRGESCTVAINVPTDPTANQNAVQYRGVPVCSNNGATIVSHVSPETKTAQFKCDPAFFELYPPLESGQAYPSRACVAPAPLGDLVSGSLSESAGGHNLYTLRLDGLPVRGTKDVYFKCMAPDGRGSCKVHIKIPRRASFGKVLEQPSIHVCYPGPDASIQIRASAYSSFYLRCAAGLAYSPSEETEVYDNSDGACRTSVSLDRHVKGAELTRVPQVRRTGSTFLFSVEQLPEEQKNLCYLCGSNSNLRTEECRILITVPSRNTAQVRTREPPTPPSSLATEKRLDRVIAIMTLLSIGIFSF, from the coding sequence TTCGTACCAACATCGACGGCGACAAGAGCTGCTGAGTTTAGATGTGGTTTCGGGGTGCCCCGTCTGAAGCCCCCTGTTGAGTTGAAGTCCGTATTCAGTAGCAGGGAGTGCAATACTACTGTTTCGCTCAGAAGCCAGCTTCCCGGGGCATCGCTGGTGGCCGCTGGAGATGATAATGGCCCTTTTTATATTTTCAAAATCAACGAATGGccagcagaagacgcgccAAAAGCAGTATATTACCAATGTGCCCCTCTGAGTGCGGACGGGCCCCCGTGTACAGTCAAAATTGGCATCAACCGACCCCCTAGGCAGAGCTCGGAAATATCTGATGAACCCGTGGCCGAACTTCGTCAGACTTATACGGCGATCCCGACGTGCTCCGAGAATGGGACTTCTGTTTCGGTGCATGTGTCATCGAGGACAAGAAAAGGCTATTTTCGGTGCGGAACAGAGCTTCCACTTCTCGATCCGCCCGTTTCCGAGGAACTTGTTTATACAACCCGGTCATGCAGAGCTGCTGTACCTCTCGCTGTACAGGTGCCAACAATGGCGTGTGCATACAACCAACCTCAAAACCTATACATTCTGGCACTGAAACAACTACCGGCTGAGAACAAAACCGTATATTACAAGTGTGTAGATTCCGGCAGCTCGGCTGCTTGTAAAGTCGTCGTTCATATCCCACCCAGCATGCGTCCTCAGAGTCCAAGAGGACACTTGCCATCCCATATTGGTGTCTGTGATGAAAGTGGAACGACAACTACAGTGGACCTGtccagaaaaacaaaacgaGCACAGTTTGGATGCGGAGGAGGAATGTTTTTGCTGGACCCTCCGCTCATGTCCGGCAATATCTACATGACTCGATCGTGCTCCAAACCCGTGCCCCTCCGGAGTCAGGTCTCTGGATCCTTGCTCATGTCACCTTCTGGTGGAAATTTCTACGCTTTGGCACTTAAGAGTCTACCGCTGGACCGCCCACGAACATTGTATTACCGTTGTATGTCTCCAGGGCGAGGCGAAAGCTGCACGGTTGCGATTAATGTCCCTACGGATCCAACTGCAAACCAAAACGCTGTTCAGTACCGGGGTGTCCCGGTCTGTTCGAACAACGGCGCGACAATAGTATCCCATGTCTCGCCAGAGACAAAAACTGCACAATTCAAATGCGACCCGGCATTCTTCGAGCTGTATCCTCCGCTCGAGTCAGGACAAGCATACCCCAGCCGGGCTTGTGTGGCGCCCGCACCTTTAGGTGATCTTGTTAGTGGATCCTTGAGCGAATCTGCAGGCGGTCACAATCTCTATACACTCCGACTAGACGGGTTGCCTGTAAGAGGCACTAAAGACGTGTACTTCAAGTGCATGGCTCCCGACGGACGCGGCTCTTGCAAAGTACACATTAAGATACCTCGACGGGCCAGTTTCGGGAAGGTGCTGGAGCAACCAAGCATCCACGTCTGTTATCCGGGACCGGACGCTTCCATACAAATTCGCGCGTCAGCGTACAGCTCTTTTTACCTCAGGTGCGCGGCGGGACTTGCTTATTCTCcctctgaagagacagaagtctACGATAATTCGGACGGAGCCTGTCGCACTTCTGTGTCACTCGATCGCCACGTGAAGGGTGCGGAGTTGACCAGGGTGCCACAAGTGAGGAGAACCGGGAGTACCTTCCTATTTTCTGTTGAGCAGCTCccagaggagcagaagaatcTGTGCTATCTGTGTGGATCAAATTCGAATCTGCGAACAGAAGAGTGCCGCATACTTATCACCGTGCCGTCGAGAAATACTGCCCAGGTGCGAACTCGTGAACCACCAACCCCGCCGAGTTCCCTggcaacagagaagaggctcGACAGAGTTATAGCCATCATGACTCTTCTGAGCATTGGCATCTTCAGTTTTTGA